Proteins encoded by one window of Manduca sexta isolate Smith_Timp_Sample1 unplaced genomic scaffold, JHU_Msex_v1.0 HiC_scaffold_2151, whole genome shotgun sequence:
- the LOC119191953 gene encoding traB domain-containing protein-like — MKQKTCFIARQLLRQGIKTTITYDPTKRFQIYFERQNSGLSQQLPVSATLLQSDKQATVVLLGTVHFSKQSVEDVTKIVKVLNPNAILVELCRQRVSLLELDDKKFLEDAKNFDSRKLKLVLSEFISTFSHVTL, encoded by the exons atgaaacaaaagaCATGTTTTATTGCAAGACAGTTGTTGAGACAAGGCATTAAAACGACCATAACATACGATCCAACAAAGAGATTTC AGATTTATTTCGAAAGACAAAATAGTGGCCTGTCTCAACAGCTTCCTGTTTCTGCAACACTTCTGCAGTCCGATAAACAAGCAACAGTCGTTCTTCTCGGCACTGTGCACTTTAGTAAACAATCGGTGGAGGATGTGACTAAG atAGTAAAGGTGCTCAACCCAAATGCGATATTAGTAGAACTATGTCGACAAAGAGTGTCACTTTTGGAATTAGATGACAAGAAGTTTTTGGAAGATGCTAAAAATTTCGACTCAAGAAAGTTAAAGTTAGTTCTGTCTGAATTTATATCTACATTTTCTCATGTCACGCTTTAA
- the LOC119191954 gene encoding traB domain-containing protein-like, translating into MDEKIPGCKLFLGDRPIQITIARAFQSLSVYELGQVLYHLTTTNPKPLDKDQLEKYKDKDFVQAQFEEITRDVPAFKKIFHVFVDERDKCLAYSLQECVRTVEHPRVLAVVGMGHVDGIAKYYGRMKQEDIVPLLFLPPPPIYSIILRKGMKYTFYFLVFSFFYRLIFG; encoded by the exons atgg atGAAAAGATTCCAGGTTGTAAACTGTTTCTCGGTGATCGACCAATACAGATAACGATAGCGAGAGCGTTTCAATCGTTGAGCGTGTATGAACTTGGACAAGTGCTTTATCATCTCACAACCACTAACCCCAAGCCACTGGA TAAAGATCAACTAGAAAAATACAAAGATAAAGACTTTGTTCAAGCGCAATTTGAAGAGATCACTAGGGATGTGCCtgcatttaaaaagatatttcatGTATTTGTCGACGAGAGAGATAAGTGCCTTGCCTATTCTTTACAAGAATGTGTTCGTACTG TAGAGCATCCACGAGTATTGGCTGTGGTGGGCATGGGACATGTTGATGGAATTGCTAAGTACTACGGCAGAATGAAACAAGAGGATATTGTGCCTTtactttt TCTACCACCTCCGCCAATATATTccataatattaagaaaaggAATGaagtacacattttattttttggtattctcTTTTTTTTATAGACTAATATTTGGCTaa